A window from Brachyhypopomus gauderio isolate BG-103 chromosome 6, BGAUD_0.2, whole genome shotgun sequence encodes these proteins:
- the usp31 gene encoding ubiquitin carboxyl-terminal hydrolase 31 isoform X2: protein MSSKASSKEKKPSLGKKLFRRGSVRSVGSFMSRVLKTLSTLSHFGSELHPPEGDKDDGGFRSFKSDGKGSVASDESDCGGFLGRDKVPGVSGLKNHGNTCFMNAILQCLSNTELFAEYLALEQFRGDAPEEEKPKTNGVLLQRRGAQEKGEVTEQLAGLVRSLWTFEYTPQHSRDFKNAVSKRAMQYRGNAQHDAQEFLLWLLDRVHEDLNNMGHSRPSIKSCPAYVSFLLSSAPQPPLEDDDGGLEGPSLPLSAGSFVQELFQAQYRSSLTCPHCQKQSNTFDPFLCISLPIPLPHTRPLYVTVVYQGKYSHCMRIGVAVPLNSTVSKLREAVSRETKIPPDQFVLTEMYYDGFHRSFCDDDDDLDIIQESDSIFAFETPETFRLENLRSKRGSLLANLNQNNLKYSGENVRTPSFMQGAVNPASPNKNTESDKMILLICNRAFTGHQGRRFGLPFVLYMERTVTWDVFQKAILEKMHHLLRQGVYIQVGPFSLRVVGVVGITYLLPQEELPLCHPSVERAYKSCGHGGPPHVKIVVEWDKETKDYLFGHTEEEYIPDAESVYLHRQQHHQPQACSLAQCFQLYTKEEQLAPDDAWRCPHCKQLQQGRIKLSLWTLPDILILHLKRFRQEGDRRLKMQNMVHFPLLGLDMAPHVVKRSQSSWSLPSHWSPWRRPYGLGRNPEDYLYDLYAVCNHHGNMHGGHYTAYCKNSIDGQWYCFDDSEVQTIPDEDVCQQMAYILFYQRRNTIPSWSANSSVAGSTSSSLCEHWVNRIPGSRPPSLASGASSRRTSLASLAESVEFPGDRSEDDGFSTRPFVRSIQRQSLSSRSPLASPLAFSENGTKPCWSLSAKLHMRSSSPSHFSLDSRSSPPLERIGETSDDKVSTSCFGGYSRHERNAGSKAPLATMEVVGGEEGTRMLDDAYCRVPPPADRRSSKAEPPDNNNQITAVDQNVHGTPSKEQKHKSSAETKGETSVTKKSSSRGKGDQEKSSKKRQSTTSVQKLTSSQSSSSSPQAKGARVTNLKEKTDPVKNTKVGSPGTPSKKKDSQIQESAAASGAAKVKQRLTSPPLSSASPSPTGKRNSLTTLEKSCSSSRKNLVERSSSRDSVHTSPLADKPRATALPRCAQPRPAEGVRPERRTLRSSSSSSSVTSLRSPSVSSRDVHRGGKLEDKGLSFFKSALRQKDTRRSADLGKNAMLAKKSGDRTARSSSQTKLGAEEGEGSAPTPPSTSEGKTSAVSTPSKRSLLPVGKCKSSSSETNLQSPGGGRRPAEKTTPSSRKLPSSMQPSARPTQTPQ, encoded by the exons ATGTCGAGCAAAGCCTCGAGTAAAGAGAAGAAACCCAGTCTCGGTAAGAAACTCTTCCGGAGAGGATCTGTTCGGTCGGTGGGGAGTTTTATGAGCAGGGTCCTGAAGACCCTGTCAACCCTCTCCCACTTCGGATCCGAGTTACACCCTCCAGAAGGTGACAAGGACGACGGAGGTTTCAGATCCTTCAAGAGCGACGGCAAGGGCTCCGTCGCATCGGACGAGAGCGACTGCGGTGGTTTTCTCGGGCGAGACAAAGTGCCTGGGGTGTCCGGTCTGAAGAATCATGGCAACACTTGCTTCATGAACGCCATTCTGCAGTGTCTGAGCAATACGGAGCTTTTCGCAGAGTATTTGGCATTGGAACAGTTTCGAGGAGATGCACCGGAGGAAGAGAAACCCAAGACAAACGGCGTCCTCCTGCAGAGGAGAGGCGCTCAGGAGAAAGGCGAAGTGACCGAACAGCTGGCCGGATTGGTTCGATCTTTGTGGACGTTTGAATATACTCCACAACATAGCAGAGATTTCAAA AATGCCGTGTCGAAGCGTGCCATGCAGTACCGAGGAAACGCCCAGCACGATGCCCAGGAGTTTCTCCTTTGGCTTCTGGACCGTGTGCATGAAGACCTGAACAACATGGGGCACAGCAGGCCCTCTATAAAG TCATGTCCTGCATATGTGAGTTTTCTGCTGTCCTCTGCGCCACAGCCCCCCCTAGAGGACGATGATGGAGGTCTGGAGGGACCTTCGCTGCCGTTGTCGGCTGGATCTTTTGTTCAGGAGCTTTTCCAGGCCCAGTACAG GTCTTCACTCACCTGCCCACACTGTCAGAAACAGAGCAACACTTTTGATCCCTTCCTGTgcatctctctccccatcccccTACCTCACACTCG GCCGCTGTACGTGACGGTGGTGTATCAGGGCAAATACTCCCACTGCATGCGGATCGGCGTGGCCGTCCCCCTCAACAGCACCGTCTCCAAGCTGCGGGAGGCTGTGTCACGAGAGACCAAGATTCCTCCGGACcag TTTGTCCTGACTGAAATGTACTACGATGGTTTCCACCGGTCCTTCTGCGACGATGACGACGATCTCGACATCATTCAAGAGAGTGACTCCATCTTTGCGTTTGAAACCCCCGAGACATTCCGACTGGAAAACCTTCGCTCCAAAAGAG GGAGCCTGCTGGCCAACCTGAACCAGAACAATCTGAAGTACAGTGGGGAGAATGTGCGTACGCCGTCATTCATGCAAGGGGCCGTAAACCCGGCGTCACCCAATAAGAACACGGAGTCTGACAAGATGATTCTGCTGATCTGCAATAGAGCCTTCACTGGTCATCAGGGGAGGAG GTTTGGCCTTCCGTTTGTTCTGTACATGGAGCGCACTGTGACCTGGGATGTGTTTCAGAAGGCCATCCTGGAGAAGATGCACCACCTCCTGAGGCAAGGTGTCTACATCCAG gtgggACCCTTCAGTCTGCGTGTTGTTGGTGTAGTGGGAATCACGTACCTGTTACCTCAGGAAGAGCTTCCGCTCTGTCACCCCAGCGTGGAGAG GGCGTACAAGTCGTGCGGCCATGGCGGCCCTCCTCATGTCAAGATCGTGGTCGAGTGGGACAAGGAGACCAAGGACTA CCTGTTCGGCCACACGGAGGAGGAGTACATCCCGGACGCGGAGAGCGTGTACCTGCACCGCCAGCAGCATCACCAGCCGCAGGCCTGCTCCCTGGCACAGTGCTTTCAGCTCTACAccaaagaggagcag TTGGCTCCGGACGACGCCTGGCGCTGTCCGCACTGTAAGCAGCTACAGCAGGGCCGCATCAAGCTGAGCCTGTGGACCCTGCCCGAcatcctcatcctccacctAAAACGGTTCAGGCAG GAGGGCGACAGGAGGCTGAAGATGCAGAACATGGTGCACTTCCCTCTGCTGGGCTTGGACATGGCGCCCCATGTGGTCAAGAGGAGCCAAAGCAGCTGGAGCCTACCCTCGCACTGGTCGCCCTGGAGACGACCTTACGGCCTCGGCCGCAACCCGGAAGACTATCTCTACGACCTGTATGCTGTGTGCAATCATCATGGCAACATGCATGGAGGTCACTACACAG CGTACTGTAAGAACTCCATTGATGGGCAGTGGTACTGCTTTGATGACAGCGAGGTCCAGACCATCCCTGACGAGGACGTGTGCCAACAGATGGCTTACATTCTGTTCTACCAGAGGAGGAACACTATTCCCTCATGGTCTGCCAACAGCTCGGTGGCCG GCTCCACCAGCTCAtccctctgtgagcactgggtgAACCGGATCCCAGGAAGCCGGCCGCCCAGTCTGGCCTCGGGGGCCTCGTCACGCCGCACCTCCCTCGCCTCCCTCGCAGAGTCCGTGGAGTTCCCGGGTGACCGCAGCGAAGACGACG GATTCTCCACCCGCCCCTTTGTACGGAGCATCCAGCGTCAGAGCTTGTCTTCCAGATCGCCGCTGGCCAGCCCGCTGGCCTTCAGCGAGAACGGCACCAAGCCCTGCTGGTCCCTGTCCGCCAAACTCCACATGAGGTCCAGCTCGCCCTCGCACTTCTCCTTAGACTCCCGCTCCTCGCCGCCGCTGGAGAGGATCGGGGAGACGAGCGACGACAAGGTGTCCACGTCGTGCTTCGGGGGATACAGCCGTCATGAGCGCAACGCGGGCAGCAAGGCCCCTCTGGCCAccatggaggtggtggggggcgAGGAGGGCACCAGGATGCTGGACGACGCCTACTGCAGGGTCCCGCCGCCGGCCGACCGCAGGAGCTCGAAGGCGGAGCCGCCGGACAATAACAACCAGATCACAGCTGTGGACCAGAACGTGCACGGGACTCCATCCAAAGAGCAGAAGCACAAGAGCTCGGCAGAGACGAAGGGGGAGACCAGCGTGACGAAGAAGAGCTCGAGCAGGGGGAAAGGGGACCAGGAGAAGTCCTCCAAGAAGCGCCAAAGCACGACGTCCGTGCAGAAGTTGACTTCGTCCCAATCTTCGTCTTCCAGCCCTCAAGCAAAGGGTGCCAGAGTGACCAATCTGAAGGAGAAGACTGACCCAGTGAAGAACACCAAAGTGGGGTCACCAGGAACTCCCTCCAAGAAGAAGGACTCCCAGATCCAGGAGTCGGCCGCGGCATCCGGGGCGGCAAAAGTGAAGCAGCGCTTGACTTCTCCACCGCTGTCTTCAGCCTCCCCATCTCCCACTGGGAAGAGGAACTCCCTCACCACTCTGGAGAAGAGCTGCTCCTCCAGCAGGAAGAATCTGGTGGAGAGGAGCTCCAGCCGTGACTCTGTCCACACCAGCCCCCTGGCAGACAAGCCCCGTGCGACGGCCCTGCCGCGCTGCGCTCAGCCCCGGCCCGCCGAGGGAGTCCGGCCCGAGAGGAGAACCCTGCGGAGCTCCAGCAGTAGCTCCTCGGTCACCAGCCTGCGGTCTCCCAGCGTCTCCTCCAGGGACGTGCACCGCGGAGGCAAGTTGGAGGACAAAGGCCTCTCCTTCTTCAAGAGCGCCCTGAGGCAGAAGGACACGCGCCGCTCGGCCGACCTGGGCAAGAACGCCATGCTCGCCAAGAAGAGCGGCGACAGGACAGCCCGGTCCAGCAGCCAGACCAAACTGGGGGCGGAGGAGGGCGAGGGCAGCGCCCCCACGCCGCCCTCCACCAGCGAGGGCAAAACCTCAGCCGTCTCCACCCCCAGCAAACGCTCACTGCTGCCTGTGGGCAAGTGCAAGTCTTCCAGTTCCGAGACGAATCTCCAGTCTCCCGGCGGTGGGAGGAGACCCGCTGAGAAGACCACGCCCTCTTCCCGAAAGCTTCCTTCCAGCATGCAACCCTCTGCACGCCCAACACAGACGCCTCAATGA
- the usp31 gene encoding ubiquitin carboxyl-terminal hydrolase 31 isoform X4, which translates to MSSKASSKEKKPSLGKKLFRRGSVRSVGSFMSRVLKTLSTLSHFGSELHPPEGDKDDGGFRSFKSDGKGSVASDESDCGGFLGRDKVPGVSGLKNHGNTCFMNAILQCLSNTELFAEYLALEQFRGDAPEEEKPKTNGVLLQRRGAQEKGEVTEQLAGLVRSLWTFEYTPQHSRDFKNAVSKRAMQYRGNAQHDAQEFLLWLLDRVHEDLNNMGHSRPSIKPPLEDDDGGLEGPSLPLSAGSFVQELFQAQYRSSLTCPHCQKQSNTFDPFLCISLPIPLPHTRPLYVTVVYQGKYSHCMRIGVAVPLNSTVSKLREAVSRETKIPPDQFVLTEMYYDGFHRSFCDDDDDLDIIQESDSIFAFETPETFRLENLRSKRGSLLANLNQNNLKYSGENVRTPSFMQGAVNPASPNKNTESDKMILLICNRAFTGHQGRRFGLPFVLYMERTVTWDVFQKAILEKMHHLLRQGVYIQVGPFSLRVVGVVGITYLLPQEELPLCHPSVERAYKSCGHGGPPHVKIVVEWDKETKDYLFGHTEEEYIPDAESVYLHRQQHHQPQACSLAQCFQLYTKEEQLAPDDAWRCPHCKQLQQGRIKLSLWTLPDILILHLKRFRQEGDRRLKMQNMVHFPLLGLDMAPHVVKRSQSSWSLPSHWSPWRRPYGLGRNPEDYLYDLYAVCNHHGNMHGGHYTAYCKNSIDGQWYCFDDSEVQTIPDEDVCQQMAYILFYQRRNTIPSWSANSSVAGSTSSSLCEHWVNRIPGSRPPSLASGASSRRTSLASLAESVEFPGDRSEDDGFSTRPFVRSIQRQSLSSRSPLASPLAFSENGTKPCWSLSAKLHMRSSSPSHFSLDSRSSPPLERIGETSDDKVSTSCFGGYSRHERNAGSKAPLATMEVVGGEEGTRMLDDAYCRVPPPADRRSSKAEPPDNNNQITAVDQNVHGTPSKEQKHKSSAETKGETSVTKKSSSRGKGDQEKSSKKRQSTTSVQKLTSSQSSSSSPQAKGARVTNLKEKTDPVKNTKVGSPGTPSKKKDSQIQESAAASGAAKVKQRLTSPPLSSASPSPTGKRNSLTTLEKSCSSSRKNLVERSSSRDSVHTSPLADKPRATALPRCAQPRPAEGVRPERRTLRSSSSSSSVTSLRSPSVSSRDVHRGGKLEDKGLSFFKSALRQKDTRRSADLGKNAMLAKKSGDRTARSSSQTKLGAEEGEGSAPTPPSTSEGKTSAVSTPSKRSLLPVGKCKSSSSETNLQSPGGGRRPAEKTTPSSRKLPSSMQPSARPTQTPQ; encoded by the exons ATGTCGAGCAAAGCCTCGAGTAAAGAGAAGAAACCCAGTCTCGGTAAGAAACTCTTCCGGAGAGGATCTGTTCGGTCGGTGGGGAGTTTTATGAGCAGGGTCCTGAAGACCCTGTCAACCCTCTCCCACTTCGGATCCGAGTTACACCCTCCAGAAGGTGACAAGGACGACGGAGGTTTCAGATCCTTCAAGAGCGACGGCAAGGGCTCCGTCGCATCGGACGAGAGCGACTGCGGTGGTTTTCTCGGGCGAGACAAAGTGCCTGGGGTGTCCGGTCTGAAGAATCATGGCAACACTTGCTTCATGAACGCCATTCTGCAGTGTCTGAGCAATACGGAGCTTTTCGCAGAGTATTTGGCATTGGAACAGTTTCGAGGAGATGCACCGGAGGAAGAGAAACCCAAGACAAACGGCGTCCTCCTGCAGAGGAGAGGCGCTCAGGAGAAAGGCGAAGTGACCGAACAGCTGGCCGGATTGGTTCGATCTTTGTGGACGTTTGAATATACTCCACAACATAGCAGAGATTTCAAA AATGCCGTGTCGAAGCGTGCCATGCAGTACCGAGGAAACGCCCAGCACGATGCCCAGGAGTTTCTCCTTTGGCTTCTGGACCGTGTGCATGAAGACCTGAACAACATGGGGCACAGCAGGCCCTCTATAAAG CCCCCCCTAGAGGACGATGATGGAGGTCTGGAGGGACCTTCGCTGCCGTTGTCGGCTGGATCTTTTGTTCAGGAGCTTTTCCAGGCCCAGTACAG GTCTTCACTCACCTGCCCACACTGTCAGAAACAGAGCAACACTTTTGATCCCTTCCTGTgcatctctctccccatcccccTACCTCACACTCG GCCGCTGTACGTGACGGTGGTGTATCAGGGCAAATACTCCCACTGCATGCGGATCGGCGTGGCCGTCCCCCTCAACAGCACCGTCTCCAAGCTGCGGGAGGCTGTGTCACGAGAGACCAAGATTCCTCCGGACcag TTTGTCCTGACTGAAATGTACTACGATGGTTTCCACCGGTCCTTCTGCGACGATGACGACGATCTCGACATCATTCAAGAGAGTGACTCCATCTTTGCGTTTGAAACCCCCGAGACATTCCGACTGGAAAACCTTCGCTCCAAAAGAG GGAGCCTGCTGGCCAACCTGAACCAGAACAATCTGAAGTACAGTGGGGAGAATGTGCGTACGCCGTCATTCATGCAAGGGGCCGTAAACCCGGCGTCACCCAATAAGAACACGGAGTCTGACAAGATGATTCTGCTGATCTGCAATAGAGCCTTCACTGGTCATCAGGGGAGGAG GTTTGGCCTTCCGTTTGTTCTGTACATGGAGCGCACTGTGACCTGGGATGTGTTTCAGAAGGCCATCCTGGAGAAGATGCACCACCTCCTGAGGCAAGGTGTCTACATCCAG gtgggACCCTTCAGTCTGCGTGTTGTTGGTGTAGTGGGAATCACGTACCTGTTACCTCAGGAAGAGCTTCCGCTCTGTCACCCCAGCGTGGAGAG GGCGTACAAGTCGTGCGGCCATGGCGGCCCTCCTCATGTCAAGATCGTGGTCGAGTGGGACAAGGAGACCAAGGACTA CCTGTTCGGCCACACGGAGGAGGAGTACATCCCGGACGCGGAGAGCGTGTACCTGCACCGCCAGCAGCATCACCAGCCGCAGGCCTGCTCCCTGGCACAGTGCTTTCAGCTCTACAccaaagaggagcag TTGGCTCCGGACGACGCCTGGCGCTGTCCGCACTGTAAGCAGCTACAGCAGGGCCGCATCAAGCTGAGCCTGTGGACCCTGCCCGAcatcctcatcctccacctAAAACGGTTCAGGCAG GAGGGCGACAGGAGGCTGAAGATGCAGAACATGGTGCACTTCCCTCTGCTGGGCTTGGACATGGCGCCCCATGTGGTCAAGAGGAGCCAAAGCAGCTGGAGCCTACCCTCGCACTGGTCGCCCTGGAGACGACCTTACGGCCTCGGCCGCAACCCGGAAGACTATCTCTACGACCTGTATGCTGTGTGCAATCATCATGGCAACATGCATGGAGGTCACTACACAG CGTACTGTAAGAACTCCATTGATGGGCAGTGGTACTGCTTTGATGACAGCGAGGTCCAGACCATCCCTGACGAGGACGTGTGCCAACAGATGGCTTACATTCTGTTCTACCAGAGGAGGAACACTATTCCCTCATGGTCTGCCAACAGCTCGGTGGCCG GCTCCACCAGCTCAtccctctgtgagcactgggtgAACCGGATCCCAGGAAGCCGGCCGCCCAGTCTGGCCTCGGGGGCCTCGTCACGCCGCACCTCCCTCGCCTCCCTCGCAGAGTCCGTGGAGTTCCCGGGTGACCGCAGCGAAGACGACG GATTCTCCACCCGCCCCTTTGTACGGAGCATCCAGCGTCAGAGCTTGTCTTCCAGATCGCCGCTGGCCAGCCCGCTGGCCTTCAGCGAGAACGGCACCAAGCCCTGCTGGTCCCTGTCCGCCAAACTCCACATGAGGTCCAGCTCGCCCTCGCACTTCTCCTTAGACTCCCGCTCCTCGCCGCCGCTGGAGAGGATCGGGGAGACGAGCGACGACAAGGTGTCCACGTCGTGCTTCGGGGGATACAGCCGTCATGAGCGCAACGCGGGCAGCAAGGCCCCTCTGGCCAccatggaggtggtggggggcgAGGAGGGCACCAGGATGCTGGACGACGCCTACTGCAGGGTCCCGCCGCCGGCCGACCGCAGGAGCTCGAAGGCGGAGCCGCCGGACAATAACAACCAGATCACAGCTGTGGACCAGAACGTGCACGGGACTCCATCCAAAGAGCAGAAGCACAAGAGCTCGGCAGAGACGAAGGGGGAGACCAGCGTGACGAAGAAGAGCTCGAGCAGGGGGAAAGGGGACCAGGAGAAGTCCTCCAAGAAGCGCCAAAGCACGACGTCCGTGCAGAAGTTGACTTCGTCCCAATCTTCGTCTTCCAGCCCTCAAGCAAAGGGTGCCAGAGTGACCAATCTGAAGGAGAAGACTGACCCAGTGAAGAACACCAAAGTGGGGTCACCAGGAACTCCCTCCAAGAAGAAGGACTCCCAGATCCAGGAGTCGGCCGCGGCATCCGGGGCGGCAAAAGTGAAGCAGCGCTTGACTTCTCCACCGCTGTCTTCAGCCTCCCCATCTCCCACTGGGAAGAGGAACTCCCTCACCACTCTGGAGAAGAGCTGCTCCTCCAGCAGGAAGAATCTGGTGGAGAGGAGCTCCAGCCGTGACTCTGTCCACACCAGCCCCCTGGCAGACAAGCCCCGTGCGACGGCCCTGCCGCGCTGCGCTCAGCCCCGGCCCGCCGAGGGAGTCCGGCCCGAGAGGAGAACCCTGCGGAGCTCCAGCAGTAGCTCCTCGGTCACCAGCCTGCGGTCTCCCAGCGTCTCCTCCAGGGACGTGCACCGCGGAGGCAAGTTGGAGGACAAAGGCCTCTCCTTCTTCAAGAGCGCCCTGAGGCAGAAGGACACGCGCCGCTCGGCCGACCTGGGCAAGAACGCCATGCTCGCCAAGAAGAGCGGCGACAGGACAGCCCGGTCCAGCAGCCAGACCAAACTGGGGGCGGAGGAGGGCGAGGGCAGCGCCCCCACGCCGCCCTCCACCAGCGAGGGCAAAACCTCAGCCGTCTCCACCCCCAGCAAACGCTCACTGCTGCCTGTGGGCAAGTGCAAGTCTTCCAGTTCCGAGACGAATCTCCAGTCTCCCGGCGGTGGGAGGAGACCCGCTGAGAAGACCACGCCCTCTTCCCGAAAGCTTCCTTCCAGCATGCAACCCTCTGCACGCCCAACACAGACGCCTCAATGA